One window from the genome of Hyperolius riggenbachi isolate aHypRig1 chromosome 6, aHypRig1.pri, whole genome shotgun sequence encodes:
- the LOC137520921 gene encoding target of EGR1 protein 1-like — protein sequence MTSLRVPVIDVQNDNFSELWPSILLALKTSTFIAVDTELSGLGSRKSLLNQCVEERYKAICHAARTRAILSLGIACFKELPEKGQNVYLSQIYNLTLLCMEDYTIEPQSVKFLVQHGFDFNKQYSQGIPYYKGNDKGDERHLQSIRTLFLELLQSRKPLILHNGLIDLAFLYQCFYAQLPDKMMNFVADLSEMFPAGIYDTKYASEFETRFTASYLEYAYKKCKRENSRRMDLSINHLSVEFCQYSSSMSVYVDYRVCSLPEPEPTTIGANPPHICERFSAYGWCPNGTGCTLSHNIDLIIDEDEKGKEEKKKKRRRRRKHKGENNMEIDADPPSKKALLDSTDVPEQEGNPGGEQMVTDGGGRQTDGEVATPRLPNQSEEENGGAEIVTGAKDGQAEEENATIRPSDQCKLEENEGAEMLTDGGDGQTEEVLYSARPSDQPEIKEADLSIHGEDHKAPSGPLHKGCAEEDKTKDEHLQMAKKPTTNSSDAGTHRAGFDAFMTGYIMAYVCMLKRGKEAQPSECLPDCHNKIYLSGKNVPLQIAKSIFAKFSRAHMQKMKLIAAS from the exons ATGACATCTCTTCGGGTCCCCGTCATCGATGTCCAAAATGACAATTTTTCAGAACTGTGGCCCTCCATTTTGCTAGCACTGAAGACATCCACATTTATTGCTGTCGATACG GAGCTGAGTGGCCTGGGATCACGCAAGAGCTTACTGAACCA ATGCGTTGAGGAACGCTATAAAGCTATATGTCATGCTGCTCGGACGCGCGCCATACTCTCTCTGGGAATTGCCTGCTTCAAAGAGCTGCCAGAAAAG GGGCAGAATGTGTACTTGTCGCAGATCTACAACCTTACGCTGCTGTGTATGGAGGATTACACCATTGAGCCACAATCTGTGAAGTTCCTGGTCCAGCATGGTTTTGACTTCAATAAACAGTACTCACAAGGGATCCCATATTACAAGGGAAAtgacaag GGAGATGAGCGACACCTGCAGAGTATCCGGACCCTCTTCttggagctgctgcagtctcggaAGCCCCTCATCCTGCATAATGGCCTGATAGACCTGGCCTTCCTCTATCAGTGCTTCTACGCTCAGCTCCCCGATAAGATGATGAACTTCGTGGCTGACTTGTCAGAGATGTTCCCAGCCGGCATCTACGACACCAAATATGCCTCCGAGTTTGAGACCCGATTTACCGCATCTTACCTGGAGTACGCTTATAAGAAATG CAAGCGGGAGAACAGCAGACGGATGGACTTGAGCATCAATCACCTGTCTGTAGAGTTCTGTCAGTACTCCAGCAGCATGTCGGTGTATGTGGACTATCGTGTCTGCTCCCTCCCTGAACCAGAGCCCACCACCATCGGAGCCAACCCACCACACATCTGCGAGAGGTTTTCT GCCTATGGCTGGTGCCCCAATGGAACGGGTTGCACTCTTTCCCACAACATTGATCTGATCATTGATGAGGACGAGAAGGGCaaagaggagaagaagaagaaaaggcggaggaggaggaagcaCAAAGGAGAGAATAATATGGAGATTGATGCAGACCCTCCCAGTAAAAAGGCCTTATTGGATTCTACTGATGTCCCAGAGCAAGAGGGGAATCCTGGAGGAGAACAGATGGTAACTGATGGAGGCGGCAGGCAGACAGATGGGGAGGTGGCCACCCCTAGGCTCCCCAACCAGTCAGAGGAAGAGAATGGAGGCGCAGAGATAGTGACTGGTGCCAAGGATGGACAGGCAGAAGAGGAGAATGCCACTATCAGGCCCTCCGACCAGTGTAAACTAGAGGAGAATGAAGGGGCAGAGATGTTGACTGATGGAGGTGATGGGCAGACTGAAGAAGTGCTGTACAGTGCAAGGCCTTCTGACCAACCAGAGATAAAGGAAGCAGACCTCTCTATCCATGGTGAAGACCACAAAGCCCCTTCTGGACCTTTACATAAAGGTTGCGCagaggaagacaagaccaaggatGAGCATTTACAGATGGCTAAAAAACCCACCACCAACTCATCCGATGCTGGAACCCACCGTGCTGGCTTCGATGCTTTTATGACTGGATATATCATGGCTTACGTGTGCATGCTGAAGAGGGGGAAGGAAGCACAACCATCGGAATGCCTCCCAGACTGCCACAATAAAATCTATTTGAGCGGGAAGAACGTTCCACTACAGATTGCAAAAAGTATCTTCGCCAAATTCTCCCGCGCCCACATGCAGAAAATGAAGCTGATTGCAGCTTCCTAA